A region from the Streptomyces lydicus genome encodes:
- a CDS encoding ATP-binding protein, producing MTGAQQAPVCEAAEARDQVRELLSAHRPAIDEISMIDALLVTSELVTNAQRHGDGLSGFSARIVADRLEVTVSDRSCRQPATAVGREKFAVGGYGWPMIQQLTACVVIIPTSGGKAITVDIPLTFAPPGPLLSSPV from the coding sequence ATGACGGGTGCACAGCAGGCCCCGGTGTGCGAAGCGGCGGAGGCCCGGGACCAGGTTCGGGAGCTACTGAGCGCTCACCGTCCGGCCATCGATGAAATTTCCATGATTGACGCCTTGCTGGTCACCTCGGAATTGGTCACCAATGCGCAGCGCCATGGAGACGGACTTTCCGGTTTCTCTGCCAGGATCGTGGCCGATCGCCTGGAAGTGACCGTCTCCGATCGCAGCTGTCGGCAACCCGCCACGGCCGTCGGGCGCGAAAAATTTGCGGTCGGCGGATATGGATGGCCGATGATTCAGCAACTTACCGCCTGCGTCGTCATTATTCCCACTTCGGGCGGCAAGGCTATTACGGTTGACATTCCCCTCACCTTCGCCCCACCTGGCCCGCTGCTGTCCTCTCCGGTGTGA
- a CDS encoding PRC-barrel domain containing protein, translating into MSSTVWGYLPDSGYRAGTTLVGYSVEAVDGSIGKVDKHSDDVDSAHLVVDTGPWILGRRIVLPAGTVTGIDHEEEKVYVGRTRQEVKDAPAFEGEAHLSSSDYLHQVGVYFGGFPLV; encoded by the coding sequence ATGAGTTCCACTGTCTGGGGATATCTTCCCGACTCCGGGTACCGGGCGGGCACGACTCTGGTGGGGTACAGCGTCGAAGCCGTTGACGGGAGCATCGGCAAGGTCGACAAGCATTCCGATGACGTGGATTCGGCACACCTCGTCGTCGACACCGGTCCCTGGATCCTCGGGAGGCGCATCGTGCTGCCCGCCGGCACGGTGACCGGCATCGACCACGAAGAGGAGAAGGTCTATGTCGGCCGCACCAGGCAAGAGGTCAAGGACGCGCCTGCCTTTGAGGGGGAAGCGCACCTGAGCAGCTCTGACTACCTCCATCAGGTGGGAGTTTATTTCGGTGGATTTCCCCTTGTGTGA
- a CDS encoding thioesterase II family protein, translating into MSLSSGRPATRWLRTYRPVAAPRLRLVCFPHAGGSASFYRSWPQRFPADWEVSAVCYPGREERIAEPGITSMAELAGRVADELAPHMTLRTVFFGHSMGASVAHEVAALLAGRGAGPAALLVSGRAAPHLLRRLSDGDLTDEKLLATVGGHGGPGAELLRDPEMRELFMPPIRADYRLVEAYVAEPKAPAVDIPVVAYFGMEDPQPAPDEVRAWAELTSARCDARAFPGGHFYLVTHEAELVRDIRERLVALG; encoded by the coding sequence ATGTCTCTCTCCTCTGGTCGGCCCGCCACACGGTGGCTGCGCACCTACCGGCCGGTGGCCGCACCCCGGCTGCGGCTCGTCTGCTTCCCGCACGCCGGCGGCTCGGCGAGTTTCTACCGCTCCTGGCCGCAGCGGTTCCCGGCTGACTGGGAAGTGAGCGCGGTGTGCTACCCGGGCCGTGAGGAGCGCATCGCGGAACCCGGCATCACGAGCATGGCGGAACTCGCCGGTCGGGTGGCCGACGAGCTGGCACCTCATATGACGCTCCGCACGGTATTTTTCGGTCACAGCATGGGCGCCTCCGTGGCGCATGAGGTCGCTGCACTGCTCGCCGGGCGCGGTGCGGGCCCGGCGGCGCTCCTCGTCTCCGGCAGGGCTGCTCCCCACCTCCTGCGGCGCCTCAGTGACGGGGACCTCACCGATGAGAAGTTGCTCGCCACGGTGGGCGGGCATGGCGGACCGGGGGCGGAGCTCTTGCGGGACCCCGAGATGCGCGAGCTGTTCATGCCGCCGATCCGGGCGGATTACCGGCTGGTCGAAGCGTATGTGGCGGAGCCCAAGGCTCCTGCCGTGGATATTCCCGTCGTCGCCTACTTCGGGATGGAAGACCCCCAGCCGGCCCCCGACGAAGTCCGGGCATGGGCAGAGCTGACCTCGGCGCGCTGCGATGCGCGCGCGTTTCCCGGGGGGCACTTCTACCTCGTCACTCACGAAGCCGAGCTGGTCCGCGACATCCGTGAGCGGCTCGTCGCCCTTGGGTGA